The DNA segment TATCGTTGAAGCAGTCGTTGAAAATCCGAAAATTAAAGCCGCTGTATTAGCTGAATTGGAAGATAACGTCAGTGCAGACACTGTCATCACTTCAAATACGTCGACTATTCCAATTAACGTACTCGCGAAGAACTTAAAACGCCCTGAACAGTTCTGTGGTATGCACTTCTTCAACCCAGTACACAAAATGCCGCTGGTAGAAATCATCCGAGGTGAGAAATCATCTGATGAAACAATTGCGACAACCGTTGCTTACGCAGCGAAAATGGGCAAAACGCCTATCGTTGTAAACGACTGCCCTGGTTTCTTCGTTAACCGCGTATTATTCCCATACTTCTTCGGTTTCTCAAAACTCATCGCGGATGGCGCTGATTTTGTTGCTGTAGATAAAGTAATGGAAAAACAATTCGGTTGGCCAATGGGTCCTGCATACCTACTCGACGTAGTTGGTATTGATACCGGTCACCATGCAGCAGCGGTTATGGCTGAAGGTTTCCCAGAGCGTATGGCTAAAACAGGCAAAGATTCTATCGATGTGATGTTCGAAGCAACGCGTTATGGACAGAAGAATGGTGTTGGTTTCTACTCTTACGCGAAAGACCGTCGTGGTCGCATGCAGAAAACACCGGATCCAAAAAGCTACGAGCTGCTTGCTGAAGTTGCCAGCGAAAAAGCTGACTTCTCGAACGATGACATTATTGCTCGCTGCATGATCCCAATGATTAACGAAGTTGTTCGTTGTCTTGAAGAAGGTATTGTTGCTACGCCAGGTGATGCTGATATGGCACTGATCTATGGTATTGGTTTCCCTCCATTCCGTGGCGGTGTGTTCCGTTATCTAGACACTATGGGTCTAGATAAATACATTGAATTAGCAGATTCATTTGCTGATTTAGGACCACTTTACCAAGTAACTGATGGCTTGCGTCAACGCGCAGCTGACGGCAAAACTTTTTACTAAGACACGAACGAAAGGATAATAAAATGAGAGATGTAGTTGTAATCGATTGCCTACGTACACCTATGGGTCGTTCTAAAGCCGGTGCATTCCGTCACGTTCGTGCTGAAGATCTATCTGCAAAATTAATGAAAGCTTTACTTGATCGTAACCCTAAAGTCGATCCTAATGACATCGAAGATGTTTACTGGGGCTGTGTTCAACAAACGCTAGAGCAAGGTTTTAATATCGCCCGTAATGCTTCATTACTTGCTGGTATCCCAATCACAGCAGGCGCGACAACTGTTAACCGTCTATGTGGTTCATCAATGCAAGCTATCCATGATGCAACACGTGCAATCGCAATGGGCGACGGTGACGTCATGATCATTGGTGGTGTTGAGCACATGGGTCATGTACCAATGAACCACGGTGTTGATTTCCACGTGGGTCTGGCTAAGTCTACGGCGAAAGCAGCGGGTATGATGGGCCTTACTGCTGAAATGTTAGGTAAAATGCATGGAATTACCCGTGAACAACAAGATGCATTTGCTGTTCGTTCACACAAATTAGCACAAGCAGCGACTGTTTCTGGTCGTTTTAAACGTGAAATTCTGCCTATCGAAGGTCACGATGCTGACGGCGTATTAAAATTGTATGATTTCGATGAAGTAATTCGTCCAGAAACAACCATGGAAAGCCTCGCCGGTTTACGTCCAGTATTTGATCCAGTCAACGGTACCGTCACAGCGGGTACGTCATCGGCATTATCAGATGGTGCTTCAGCGATGTTACTTATGTCTGCTGACAAAGCCAAAGAACTGGGTCTTAAGCCACGCGCAAGAATTGTGTCAATGGCTGTCGCAGGTTGTGATCCATCAATCATGGGTTACGGTCCAGTACCAGCAACGAAGAAAGCACTTAAGCGTGCAGGTCTAACCATTGACGATATCGATGTATTCGAATTAAACGAAGCATTCGCGGCCCAATCTTTACCTTGTATTAAAGATCTTGGCTTAGAAGATGTTGTTGATACTAAGATTAATCTTAACGGTGGTGCCATCTCATTAGGTCACCCTCTCGGTTGTTCAGGTTCACGTATCTCGACTACGCTTATTAACGAACTTGAAGTTCAAGGCGGCAGATATGGTCTAGCGACTATGTGCATCGGTCTTGGTCAAGGTATCACGACTATTTTTGAGCGTATCGAAGACTAATAATAACTGTACAAAAAATACGGTTAGTTAATCTATATCAAGCCAACTATGACGATAGTTGGCTTTTTTTTATCTTCTTCTTGAAATTTTCCCCTCCAAGCGGTTCAATACACATTGGCAATGTAAATAATGGACTAGGCATGAGCACAAAAAAACAAATATTAGTCGTTGATGATGATATTGAGATCAAAGAGTTACTCAGTGAATATCTCGATCAAGCTGGATTTTCAGTGCTGACCGCCGGTGAAGGCAAAGAAATGCAACGCGTCTTGGCCACCAATACGCCCGATCTGATTGTCTTAGATGTGATGATGCCTGGTGATGATGGTTTTACCTTATGCCAAAAAATTCGCCGAACCTCACAAGTACCTATCATCATATTAACGGCAAATTCTGATGAAGCAGATCGCATAGTCGGCTTAGAAATTGGCGCTGATGATTACATGGCTAAACCGTTTAGCCCGCGAGAGTTACTGGCGCGCATCAAAGCCTTATTACGCCGTTCAAGTTATACCAAACCAACCCAAGGTCGTTATTTTATGTTTGCTCATTGGAAGCTTGATACACTAACCCGCCAATTAATTAATCAACATGATAACGCGACAACAGAACTGTCAGGCAGTGAATTCAATATGCTGAAACTATTTGTGACTAACCCGAATCAAGTACTGAGTCGGGATGCCCTTTCGGATGCGACCCGCGGTCGAGAAGCGCTGCCCCTTGAGCGAGGCATCGATATTCAACTGAGTCGTTTACGTCAAAAACTGGGCGATAACAGTAAAAGTCCGACCTTGATTAAAACCATTCGCGGACGCGGCTATGTGTTGATCACCGAAGTTTCTTATGACGATTAAAGAGCATCTTTACCGCCTGCTACCCAGTTCTTTAGTCTCGAGAATGTTATTACTGACGCTGTTATCCATCGCCACAGCGCAGTTGATTTCAACCAGTATTTGGTATAATTTCAGTAAAGACCAAGAACTTGAAGGCTTAAAAAATACCGCGGAGAGTATGGCGCAAAACATCGCTTCTACAGCCACCTTTTTTAACTCATTACCCTTGCAATATCGTCATATTGTATTAGAACAATTACGCGATTTTGGTGGCAGCCGCTATTTTGTATCATTAAATGAGGTCGAAATTAATATCGAACCCGTTGCCAACAGCGAAATGAAACGCATCGTACTCGATGAATTTCAACGTGTGCTCGGTGATAAATTGGGTCATAATATCATTATTAAAACGGATTTTTCTCACCCAAAAAATCTGCATGTACTCAATAACGATACCTTACTGTCTGAGCTGCCAAAATCATGGGCACACTACTCTCTCACCTTCGAGCCACTTAATCCTCCCGTATTAGTCATACAAATGATGTTAGCCCCAGATGAATGGTTATATATCGCCGCGTTACTCCCCGCCCCTTATGTCTCTCTTGACGATAGTATCGTGAATAATGAGCAGGTGTTTTTTATCTTTTTGATCACGGCTAATTTGATGTGGATGATCTACGTATTAATGCGCTGGCAAACTAAACCACTAAAAAAACTTGCCGCTGCAGCAGCAACATTAAGCCAAGATTTGGACCAACCTCTGCTTGAAGAAAAAGGTGCATCGGAATTAGTGATTGCGACGAAAGCATTTAACCGTATGCATTTGCGCATAAAACGTTATATTGACGATCGTGAGCGTCTATTTCGTTCTATCTCTCACGATTTAAAAACCCCCATCACGCGATTACGCTTACGAGCCGAATTACTCAATGACGATGTAAAAACCGCGAAATTCAATAAGGATCTCGATCAATTAGAGATGATGGTTAAAGGCGCGCTACAGTGTGTCAAAGATACCGATATCCACGAAAACAATACCCTGATTGATATCCAAGAATTACTGTATGAAATCACCGACCACCATAATCACAATGAAGAAAAAGTCACCTTTGAATTCCTTGAAATGGCCATTCACTATCATGGAAAACCACTTGCGATAAAGCGCTGTTTAACTAATCTTGTTGAAAACGCGATAAAATATGGCGAGTTTTTACACCTAATCGTCGAGCAACAGCAAGAGCATATCGTCATCTGTCTCATTGATTCTGGCCCTGGTATTCCAGAAGATATGTTAGAAGATATATTCACGCCCTATACACGGATCGCCACCGACACGGACGGCTCAGGTTTAGGCTTAAGCATTGCACGCAATATCGCCAGCGCCCATGGCGGCACATTAACCTTACACAATAGAGAAAATTCAGGATTAAAAGTGATCTTACGACTCCCACACAAACCCTCATCACGAGTAACGTCATGAGTAATAGCATCTCACCATTGTTTATATTATTGAGTAGCTTATTCACGTTTTCTGCCACTGCTAGCCAAGTCGAAGTACTCCATTGGTGGACCTCCGGTGGTGAACTGGATGCACTCAGCGAACTACAAAATAAAGTCGAAGAAACCGACAATACCTGGCTCGATTTTGCCATTAAAGGTGGCGGTGGTAACAGCGCCTTAACAGTATTACGCTCACGCGCCGTTTCTGGTAATCCGCCTACTGCCGCTTTAATTAAAGGCCACAATATTCAAGAATGGGCTAAATTAGGATTTCTGACCTCGCTTGACGATATTGCCAAACAAGAACAATGGGATGCCAAGCTCCCCGAATTTATTAAGCCAGTGATGAAATACCAAGGGCATTACGTGGCAGTGCCGATTAATATTCATCGTATTAATTGGTTATGGTTCAATGCAACAATTTTTAACAACGCCAATATTGCCATTCCTCGCGATCTCGCCGAGCTGATCAGCGCATTACCACAGCTTGAAGTCGCTGGTTACTTACCGATAGCCCATACCTCTGAACCTTGGGCGGATGCAATATTATTTGAGTCGATCAGTTTATCAATTTTAGGGGCTGAGCAATATAAACAGGCTTTTGTCGACCTTAATCTACAAGTATTGGCATCACCAGCAATGATCCAAGCCTTTGCTAAATTACGCACTATATCGTTATTCATCGACGACAATGCCAAAAATCGAACTTGGGAACAATCCACTAAACTCTTGATTGAAGATAAAGCAGCAATACAAATTATGGGTGATTGGGTAGCAGGTAAATTACTCCAAGAAAAGCAGCAATTAAATACCAAGATCCGCTGTATTCCCTTCCCTGGCACTGCTGGTACATTTAGCTATAATGTTGATAGTTTTGCTTTTTTTAAATTAAAAAGTGTATCATCAGAAGTAAAGCAAGCGCAAAACACCCTAGCTAGTATCATATTAACACCAGCATTACAGCGTGATTTCAATGCCAAAAAAGGTTCACTGCCGATTATTGAGACCACTGATAAAAGTAATTTTAATGCCTGTACGCAGCAAGCGTATCTAGATTATCAACAAGCAACCCGAGACAATACATTAGTGCCGACTTTTTCTCAGGCAATGGCAACGACAACCTATGTGCAATCCGCAATAACACGGGTTATCAGTAATTTTATTTATGATAAAAGCATTACCAATCAAGCGGCAGTAGTACAACTCGTCAATGCCATTAAAGCCGCACAGTAACATTTTTATAAGGGACTCATCACGCATGCTACAGCCATGGCGAAAGCTGACTTATTTAACCGCCAACAGTAATTTTTTTATTGCGCTAAAAGCATTCTTAGCCTCCATCACCTTATTGATCCCGGGGTATGTGCTGGAACTTTCTGAATTATCAGTTACCGCCGTTCTCGGTATTGTGGCAGCGGTAATTTCAGAAGGTGATGACAGCATCAAACAGCGCATTATTAATAGCTTATTAACGCTTGTGTGTTTTACCTTATCATCATTATTAATCAGCCAGCTGTTCTCTTACCCGCTGTTATTTTTAATTGGCAGCTGCTTATTTAGTTTTGCGATCATCATTCTCGGTTCTTTAGGTCAACGCTATGTCACCATCAGTTTTGCCACCTTGATGATTGCGGTTTACACCATGTTAGGCTTGAGCCATGATGCTGAATTCGCAGCGATACTCACTACTGAAGTCGAATTTAATCCTTACTCTTTACTCCTCATTGCCGGTGCTGCTTGGTATTTTATTATCTCGACGGTGCTGCTTAAGGTCACTTTATATAATCCGATCAGAGAACAATTGGCCGAAATTTATTTTTCATTAGGTTTATACCAACAAGAAAAAGCCAAATTTTTCTCACAAACAAAACATGATCATAAAACCATTCGCCATACCTTATCGACGTTAAATATTAATATCGTCAATGCCATGACTGAATGTCGTACCAACATTGATTATCATATGGGGAGTAAAAACCTACCCCATGAACTTCAGCACTTGATCCACCTCTATCAAGAAGCCCAAGAATTACATGAAAAAATGACATCTAGCCATTTTCATTATGATTCACTAAAACGTAATTTAAATAATGATTTGATTATTAATGGTTTCGAACAGGTATTAAAGCAACTGGCCAGCGCTTGTACGCAACGCGGTAACGCCACACTATACAAACAAACTTATACACACGATCATGGCTTGACTTGGTCATTGGCTATTTTAAAACAAGAATTACTAACATTAGAAAAATCAGTACCATGGCAACTGTTTGGTCCACTGAAATTATTGTTTCGTAATTTACGCAAGGCTGATGAGCTATTAATTAACAGCGAACCCACAAGTGAGCATGAATGCTTAGCCATGGCACCACGTGAACGCCTATCGATAAAACAACGATTAGGTAACGCGTTGCATTTATCCAGCCCAGTATTTCGCCATGCGATCCGCTTAACCATCGGCATCGCATTGGGGATAGGGATTATTTTCGCCTCTGAACTACATGGTTATTGGGTGGTGTTAACCACATTATTTGTACTACAGCCCAGTTACAGTGCGACGCGAGTTAAATTAAAACAGCGTATTTCCGGTACGTTAATGGGCATCATCATAGGTGCAACCTTGTTATACCTGTTTCCAACAGAGCGTAGCCAGTTATTTTTATTAGCGATATCGGCATTCCTGTTCTTTTATTATTTACGTCAAAATTACAGCAGAGCCGTTACCTATAT comes from the Moritella yayanosii genome and includes:
- the fadA gene encoding acetyl-CoA C-acyltransferase FadA, which codes for MRDVVVIDCLRTPMGRSKAGAFRHVRAEDLSAKLMKALLDRNPKVDPNDIEDVYWGCVQQTLEQGFNIARNASLLAGIPITAGATTVNRLCGSSMQAIHDATRAIAMGDGDVMIIGGVEHMGHVPMNHGVDFHVGLAKSTAKAAGMMGLTAEMLGKMHGITREQQDAFAVRSHKLAQAATVSGRFKREILPIEGHDADGVLKLYDFDEVIRPETTMESLAGLRPVFDPVNGTVTAGTSSALSDGASAMLLMSADKAKELGLKPRARIVSMAVAGCDPSIMGYGPVPATKKALKRAGLTIDDIDVFELNEAFAAQSLPCIKDLGLEDVVDTKINLNGGAISLGHPLGCSGSRISTTLINELEVQGGRYGLATMCIGLGQGITTIFERIED
- a CDS encoding ABC transporter substrate-binding protein, with protein sequence MSNSISPLFILLSSLFTFSATASQVEVLHWWTSGGELDALSELQNKVEETDNTWLDFAIKGGGGNSALTVLRSRAVSGNPPTAALIKGHNIQEWAKLGFLTSLDDIAKQEQWDAKLPEFIKPVMKYQGHYVAVPINIHRINWLWFNATIFNNANIAIPRDLAELISALPQLEVAGYLPIAHTSEPWADAILFESISLSILGAEQYKQAFVDLNLQVLASPAMIQAFAKLRTISLFIDDNAKNRTWEQSTKLLIEDKAAIQIMGDWVAGKLLQEKQQLNTKIRCIPFPGTAGTFSYNVDSFAFFKLKSVSSEVKQAQNTLASIILTPALQRDFNAKKGSLPIIETTDKSNFNACTQQAYLDYQQATRDNTLVPTFSQAMATTTYVQSAITRVISNFIYDKSITNQAAVVQLVNAIKAAQ
- a CDS encoding response regulator; the encoded protein is MSTKKQILVVDDDIEIKELLSEYLDQAGFSVLTAGEGKEMQRVLATNTPDLIVLDVMMPGDDGFTLCQKIRRTSQVPIIILTANSDEADRIVGLEIGADDYMAKPFSPRELLARIKALLRRSSYTKPTQGRYFMFAHWKLDTLTRQLINQHDNATTELSGSEFNMLKLFVTNPNQVLSRDALSDATRGREALPLERGIDIQLSRLRQKLGDNSKSPTLIKTIRGRGYVLITEVSYDD
- the yccS gene encoding YccS family putative transporter — encoded protein: MLQPWRKLTYLTANSNFFIALKAFLASITLLIPGYVLELSELSVTAVLGIVAAVISEGDDSIKQRIINSLLTLVCFTLSSLLISQLFSYPLLFLIGSCLFSFAIIILGSLGQRYVTISFATLMIAVYTMLGLSHDAEFAAILTTEVEFNPYSLLLIAGAAWYFIISTVLLKVTLYNPIREQLAEIYFSLGLYQQEKAKFFSQTKHDHKTIRHTLSTLNINIVNAMTECRTNIDYHMGSKNLPHELQHLIHLYQEAQELHEKMTSSHFHYDSLKRNLNNDLIINGFEQVLKQLASACTQRGNATLYKQTYTHDHGLTWSLAILKQELLTLEKSVPWQLFGPLKLLFRNLRKADELLINSEPTSEHECLAMAPRERLSIKQRLGNALHLSSPVFRHAIRLTIGIALGIGIIFASELHGYWVVLTTLFVLQPSYSATRVKLKQRISGTLMGIIIGATLLYLFPTERSQLFLLAISAFLFFYYLRQNYSRAVTYITLLVLLAFNVLYQQGYAVSIPRIIDTLTGCSIAYLLAKLVLPNWQYKQFPKYLVEAITANQAYFHEIINQYISGKNNELPYRVSRRKAYIADSHLTASWKDMQVEPTDKRHKLNHVYDISRRNHAMLSALSALGVHRNKMIDTRLQQDLRLVEQMITRALAQTKSTILSPLSDHDFYISELEELLQRYENDDDKHTLLLMQKLKQIAEITEELQVMANEMNVVTETLART
- a CDS encoding ATP-binding protein, translated to MTIKEHLYRLLPSSLVSRMLLLTLLSIATAQLISTSIWYNFSKDQELEGLKNTAESMAQNIASTATFFNSLPLQYRHIVLEQLRDFGGSRYFVSLNEVEINIEPVANSEMKRIVLDEFQRVLGDKLGHNIIIKTDFSHPKNLHVLNNDTLLSELPKSWAHYSLTFEPLNPPVLVIQMMLAPDEWLYIAALLPAPYVSLDDSIVNNEQVFFIFLITANLMWMIYVLMRWQTKPLKKLAAAAATLSQDLDQPLLEEKGASELVIATKAFNRMHLRIKRYIDDRERLFRSISHDLKTPITRLRLRAELLNDDVKTAKFNKDLDQLEMMVKGALQCVKDTDIHENNTLIDIQELLYEITDHHNHNEEKVTFEFLEMAIHYHGKPLAIKRCLTNLVENAIKYGEFLHLIVEQQQEHIVICLIDSGPGIPEDMLEDIFTPYTRIATDTDGSGLGLSIARNIASAHGGTLTLHNRENSGLKVILRLPHKPSSRVTS